The sequence below is a genomic window from Gossypium hirsutum isolate 1008001.06 chromosome A11, Gossypium_hirsutum_v2.1, whole genome shotgun sequence.
CGAGAGACTCGATGGTGGCCATCCAACTGTTTTTTGCttccttttaatttataagtaatttaatttgggttttcttttgtaataaggccttttaaagtttttattttgattttgggatttatttactTTGAATCATATTTGTTAGGAGTAGGTCgctgtttttcaaaaatataaatgcaTTTTAAAACTCCATGTTTTTGCAACacattttaaaaagcttccgcaacaatcATTGTTTTTTAAAATGCAATAACAATCTAATATAATTAACACTATGCTAAACCAACTAGAGTTTAACAATGAGCAAGTTATTCTAAATTTTTCGTAAAGATCACAACGAGGTTTTTAGTATAGAACTATGTTTTTCGAAttacacttcaatgtgacatcgcggatttggccataacatctaggctagGTTTGAGGTGTTATAGTAAAGTTGATTAAACTTGTTAGAtaactttgtaacattagggactaaatttaataaatggAAAACCTTTCATGAAATTGTGTTAAAGATAGAAAGTATAAAGTTCCTAATGAAAtaatgtgaaatcaaatttttatctaaTGTTAGATATTGAGAAATATGTGTATCTcgattatagggactaaattgaataaaacataaaatataagagGCTATGTATTTCGATGTGAATTGAATATAAActgataatatttttattattgaattatcatTCGTAGCTAAAGACGATGTTAGGCTGTTGCGAGAGAAAGGAAAGGTGAGAGTCATTGGCAAGTAGTTGAACTAtcaatttgtacttttatgatttgagATCATTGATTATATATGTCCATATATGTTGATTGTATTATTTACTATTAGGGTAAGCTCATATCCTCATATTAATTGGTTTGTATCGAATGATGTTGAATATTGAAAATTGGACGGAATTGAATGTAGTAGAAAATAACATGATATAATTGataatgatatgtgatatgaataagaaatgaagCATGCTAAGTGATATTAGATATATATGAAGTGATAATGAATTGAAATGATATTATggtattgaatatgaattgatatgTGAACTTGttgtaaaatgaaattagatcATCGGTACCTTATTTACTGTTCGGGAAGAGCCGGATCTAGTTAACATACCATAGGGTCAGATTGAGTACGAGTTACTTCGGTTATACAGATGAGCATTAGGCACATTTTACTTCGGACGTTCCGATGATTCTGGGTACACTTTTACTTCATTTATATCGATGAGTGATGAGCATAATTTATATACTTATAATGTTCCGATGAGGCACTGGTGTCAAATTGGTATGTTGGTTGGATGATCTATGTATCCGTTTGAGTCCGATTCAGATTAATAAGGAATATAAAATGCGAATCggttaaatgatatttaaattgatttGAAAATATGAAATAGCACATAAGAGCACATATGTGAAACATGATTATCGATAACATATTAAAGACCATGCTAATCAATTTAAACGAGCCCAGAAGGCCAATTTGGAAACTAAACAAATTAGTAGATTTGATATGGAAATGTGATACTAGTATAATCAAGTGGAATTTATTGAAAATGAGGATTGAGTATCATATTGGTAAATGCATATGTGCTTGAAACTTGAATAGGATTGTTTGTATACATGTTAACATAGGACATGGTATTGAATGTTTCACTTGGTTATTAAATGAGCTAGTATAAGATATTGACATTTGAATAGTAATCATGTAAATTGACATAAATGAATCTTAGCATACATTGATTGAACCCTTATTGTGATTATACTCATCTTAtgacttgaatcatgaaagtatcATGAGCTTTATCGTTTAGCATACGATTTGTTTGCTTTATGCTCAGGTATAGGTGGATCTCAAAGTCTCGAGATGTTATTCAACATCCAATCAATCTGCAATCCTCGACTCATCAATGTTTATATAGTTCCTTTGACATGTACTTAGGTTTTGAGCCAGTTTTGTATCGTAAGTGGTCATTTTGGAAGTTTGGTTAATTAATGTTAACTTGAATCCAGATTGTGGTATATTTTGGCATGTATGGATTTGGTATATCATTTGAAAAGGCTAAATTGAGACATTTATAAATTTGTTCAAGTGTCATGAATTGGTACCATTTGTACATTTTGAAAATAGATGGTCATGTCGCGACGTCGGATTCTTAACATCGCGACGAGGACAAGTCAGTGAATTACATCGTGAGTTAGAACCCCCAATTCGCAACACCAACTCGATAGTttgtaaattttacaatttgatccttattcGACCTTGAGTCATCTAAAAAGCTTTCGTAAGATTGTATCAAACTTGAACATGTTTGTAAACATATCGTAGTGatgttttaatattaataatatgtaCTAATTGTAAATTTGAAACGTAATTGATTGTAGTTGCACCGACAAAGAAAGTGACGTTTCATAACTCTAACTCGATAAGTGACATTTCATAACTCTGACTCGACGATCGAGTCAGGTATGAGATGTTATATTTTTGTAGAAAATTAGTTTTCATTGTAAGCTATCAAACGTGCTTAAAAAATTAAGttgttgaaaatattaatattCGGGTTGATTGAATGTTTTCAAAACTTTACGAAATGGGACCTAACTTATAttttcaattcctttaaaatattattcaattatttttaatataattaattttcagatcaccttttatgaataatttttttttccatccaTTGACGAATTCTAGTAGATATATATGAGCATACTGAGAATGTAATTCAACAATCCGTTCCATTCATTTTCGAGTATGTGAACTTGGGATCCCTATTCCCTTGATTCACGCTAGTAAAACTCTCATGTATTTGAGTTGCCTCAATATTATGTATGGCACTCAGCTTGTGCCATCATAGTCATTTGAACAATGCCAAGGTgttctttttaatatatattgtcgAACTTTGAGCTTAAAAGAGCACGCAAAAGGAGACTATATTCATGTATGTAGGTGGGAATAGTatcttgtttttctttgtttgttgTCTGCATTTTTTTTTTACCTACATAGATTTGTCTCCACCATTAAGGATGATACCAAGTCTATATGGGCCAATGCACAAACAAAGCTTCAACATTAATAACCCTAACCAACCAAGCCATTGTCTGCAACACAGGACACTGGTTCAACTTTTTTTTGTCAACAACTAGGGTTTACCTCTCAGCCTCTGCCTAGCCTTTCAACCAACCAAACCAAACCTCAAAACCACTTTTGCCTGAGATTAACACCCGACCATAGTGAACTAGACAAACAAAAGataatttttgtaaataaataattaacaataaacTGAAGCTAAGCATTTGTTTAGTTGCTAAGCCCCTTCTTATAACAGCCTTGGGAAAAGATGTTTTTATATTTCCTCACATGATTTATGTAATACTAAGATGTATTTCCGTGTATTGATTTCCATCATTGCCTTTAATGAGTTGTAGTTTTCTTAACTTATATTATTTGGTTATACTtatctttatttgtttttctgATTCTAAATTCTTTCCATCAAAATGTTGTCACCCACTCCATAAAACATGTCACTTGGATTGTATGAAACCAAAGTATCAGACTACGATGACAATGTTTCGACAGTGTTTATGTCAAATGCGCATCCTCCAACATCATTGAACACTGTCAATATATAATCGAGTATATCGTTGTATGTAACATAACTTCTGAGGATGAGCGTCTTGTTATTCAATGGCATCCTTCCATGTTTAACTGGTTTCAATGATCTTAGTTTTCTAAATCAAATAGTTTCTTAGAAATTCATCTCTTCACCAAGACATAACTAGCATTTCAATGTGTATGTATATGCGCATAGATTGAAGGCTCTTTTATAGCTGTTCTTATATAAGTTCTTAAAACATATAACATCCTATCGGGGATTCGATCTTGTCCAGAAGCTGGAGTTTATTCTTTACATTAATGTCGTTCATCCATAGTTGTTTCCATGTGTATAAAAGTCCCACAAGGCATAGAAACGAAAACCCAATACTGCAGTTTCTTGGTCTTAGCTCCGTAGACTTAAGTTACATTGAGGCAGCTGGGTTCTTCGTTGTGGGAAGATTTCCATCATAACTGCATCTTAAAACATCTGGTTTTCTCACTAGCCGAGGCCCTATCGGCACCTTTCCGGCTTTTGGACGAATGTCCTGCAAATGATACACGACCATCATTTTTAACTTTGTCATGCAAGTGGAGATTTCGGAGCCTAGAAAAGAATGGAATGATGATACTATGAGTTAATCTTTTCGGAGAAGGATACCTGGTCGAAGATGGCAGTTGGAATTGCAAGAGTTGCAACAGCATTTGGTGCATCTACAATTCCGGAGATCCTTCCTTCACAAGGGCAGCAGGATAGCAGAAGGTAAACCTGATGAGAGCACCGTTGTTCCGTTCGGATCAGTAATGGCTTAACCATAGGTGATATATTTCTTTATGATTCAAAATTGAGGGAACATAAATACCTGTTCTTTCGAGTACCCGAACTTGGAGAGGTAGTCGATAGCATTGAGCACTGCACGTTTATATGCAACACTTGCATCAAGGAAATGTTGCCTTCCACTCTCATCCACGCTTATTCCCTCAAAAACCAACCATTCCGAGAATCTCGGTTCCACTGGTCCGATCTCAAAGATCGGATTTACATGAAGAGGGGTTGGCCCCATTGGAGTAAGGTACTCTTTCATTCCACCTCTTATAATTTCACACCTATTAAACCAGGTACCAGTTATGAAAGCAATTAAATTTATGCAACAACTCTGCGAATTACTAAATTTCCGGTGCGATGAAAATTGAAACTCACTTAAGCTCAAGAAAACCACTCATCTCAATTGCTCCACAGAATGAGACTTCACCATCACCTTGAGAGAAATGCATGTCACCAGTGCTAAGGTTAGCTCCTTCAACAAACACGGGAAGATATATTTTAGAACCTCTACTAAGGTTTTTTATGTCacaatttccaccattttctcTTCCTGGAATAGTCCTCGCAGCCTCCTTAGCAATCTTTTCCCATTCAGCAGTCCCCTTTTTTATCTACACATTGTCATCATTACAGTACATTATGATATTATCACTCTCTGGTTGAAAATTGCATCTAAGTAAGCATATCATGGCCTACTAATTGCAGTTGAATCTCAAACACGAAGGCAGCCTGCAAGACATTAAGCTACTGATCAAGCAAACTGATGCAAACTACCTTCCCCAAATGGCAGCCTTTGGTTGAAGGAAGGTTTGCCAATGGTCGTGAATGCAAAACTTCACATAGTTTTAGGGACTTGTGGCCATTTTCTTCTACTTCTCTTTCTCTTTCATTCCATATATTCAGAAGTTCCATTGATGGTGCCGTTCCAATTATTCCCGGATGAGTCAACCCCGGAAATCTCACCCCTGCAGTTCATATGAACCTTTTTAAATGACAATAGAAACAAAGGGAAGCATTTTGACAGCTTATAACTAGTGGGAATTAATGGAAATTGCACCCGGTatatgaggagagtaggcatagaTTCCTTCAAAATACCAAATAGCTTTTGTTGCACATGGAAAATGGTCCGTCAAAAACCCTCCTCCATTTTCTCTGTCAAAAGTTGCTGTATAACCCCATTCATCACCCGGTAAAGGACCCAGGTTACATATTTCCACTGCAAGAAGATCACCTGGCATGGCAGGTGTCTCATTCTTGTCTACAACTCTTATAGGCCCACTCAGATAATGAACCTGTATCATTTgcataatatttttatatcataaccAGTAGGTTCAATTCAAAGATTATTTATCTGACATAAGATGTTATATTTAGCTTATTTCTTTTTTCCCTGACTCAGATAATGGAGTTTGTTTACTTACAGTGGAGAGGTCTATGAATTTTACATCAGCTGCAGAATCATCATCTTTTATGACACTTCCAGTCCAGTCTACCATTTCTACTCTAAAGACCTCACTGACCTTAACATGGGCAACCGGAGGGATTTCAGGGTGCCAACGATTGTGAAGAGGTAGAGCTTGTTCCCATGGCTTCTTCTTCAAATCTACTGACACCACTAGCCTTGGAGTTGGAGGAGCCATGGATTAAGCTTTGGGGAAAACAGGGAGATTGTTGAGATATTTGTTTCAGTCTTGCCAAATGTCACCCACTGAAGCAAGTATTGACTCTTGAGTCTTGACCAATACTCTACTTGCTGACAAATGGGGTTCGACCATTTTTCCAATGGTCCCATTTTGGTTTTACTAGACTGAAATACCAAGGTTCACTAACTAGACAACAGGGTTTGATTAAAATTGCCAATAAGAAACATTGGAACTTATTGTTTACTTGAAAAATGGTTAAGAAAAATTATAGGAACAGCTTTATGTTGCAGTAGAAGTTGAAAGAAAGGAAAGTGGGGAGGCAAAAGATGGAGGTAGAAACTCACAATAGATTGATCAGCATGCTTGACATCTTCGGCAGAGTAGTCACTTGTTATTCCACCTCCACTGAAATCCACCATTTCAACTCTGAAAACCTCTCCATCTTTAACCTCTGCAACAACTGGTATGTCGGGGTGCCACCGGTTGTGGAGGGGATGTTTTTGTTCCCATGGCTTTTTCTT
It includes:
- the LOC107899426 gene encoding formamidase isoform X2, which codes for MAPPTPRLVVSVDLKKKPWEQALPLHNRWHPEIPPVAHVKVSEVFRVEMVDWTGSVIKDDDSAADVKFIDLSTVHYLSGPIRVVDKNETPAMPGDLLAVEICNLGPLPGDEWGYTATFDRENGGGFLTDHFPCATKAIWYFEGIYAYSPHIPGVRFPGLTHPGIIGTAPSMELLNIWNEREREVEENGHKSLKLCEVLHSRPLANLPSTKGCHLGKIKKGTAEWEKIAKEAARTIPGRENGGNCDIKNLSRGSKIYLPVFVEGANLSTGDMHFSQGDGEVSFCGAIEMSGFLELKCEIIRGGMKEYLTPMGPTPLHVNPIFEIGPVEPRFSEWLVFEGISVDESGRQHFLDASVAYKRAVLNAIDYLSKFGYSKEQVYLLLSCCPCEGRISGIVDAPNAVATLAIPTAIFDQDIRPKAGKVPIGPRLVRKPDVLRCSYDGNLPTTKNPAASM
- the LOC107899426 gene encoding formamidase isoform X1, with translation MAHYVAKVVVPIDLKKKPWEQKHPLHNRWHPDIPVVAEVKDGEVFRVEMVDFSGGGITSDYSAEDVKHADQSIVHYLSGPIRVVDKNETPAMPGDLLAVEICNLGPLPGDEWGYTATFDRENGGGFLTDHFPCATKAIWYFEGIYAYSPHIPGVRFPGLTHPGIIGTAPSMELLNIWNEREREVEENGHKSLKLCEVLHSRPLANLPSTKGCHLGKIKKGTAEWEKIAKEAARTIPGRENGGNCDIKNLSRGSKIYLPVFVEGANLSTGDMHFSQGDGEVSFCGAIEMSGFLELKCEIIRGGMKEYLTPMGPTPLHVNPIFEIGPVEPRFSEWLVFEGISVDESGRQHFLDASVAYKRAVLNAIDYLSKFGYSKEQVYLLLSCCPCEGRISGIVDAPNAVATLAIPTAIFDQDIRPKAGKVPIGPRLVRKPDVLRCSYDGNLPTTKNPAASM